Part of the Halomarina litorea genome is shown below.
CTTCGAGGAGGAGGGCGAGAGCGTCGTCGAAGCAGAGACGGCATAGGCGTGCTCCGCACGGCACTCTCCGGGTCGACGTACGTCGGCGTCTTCGCACGGGCGACGGACGACTGCCTGCTCATCCGGCCGGACGCCCCCGACGACGCCGTCGAGGAGTTCGCCGAGGAGCTGGAGGTGCCTGCGCTGCCGACGACCGTCGGTGGCTCGTCGACCGTCGGCGCGCTCATCACGGGCAACGAGAACGGCCTGCTCGCGAGCAGTCGCATCAGCGACCGCGAGCGCGAGACTATCGAGGAGGCGACGGACCTCCCCGTCACCGAACTGCCGGGGCGCATCAACGCCGCCGGGAACGTCGTCCTCGCGAACGACTACGGGGCATACGTCCACCCCGACCTGCCCCGGAACGCGGTGCAGGCGGTGAAAGACGGCCTCGACGTCCCCGTCGAGCGCGGCGAACTCGGCGGCGTCCGAACCGTCGGAACCGCCGCGGTGGCGAACAACGAGGGCGTGCTCTGTCACCCCAAGTCGACGGACGGAGAACTCGACTTCCTCGAAGAGCACCTCGGCGTCCACGCCGACATCGGCACCATCAACTACGGCGCGCCGCTCGTCGGCTCCGGGCTGGTCGCCAACGACTACGGCTACATCGTTGGGCGGGAGACCACCGGACCCGAACTCGGCCGTATCGAGGACGCCCTCGGCTACATCGACTGAGCCGGCGACGAGAGCCAAAGGGAACTTACTTCCCGCTCCCTCACGCATCAGCAGGTATGAGTCAGTTTACTGTGAGCGGCCGGTTCCAGTCGCGAGGCGGCTGGCGGTCGTTCTCGAAGTCGGTCGAGGCACCCAACGAGCGTGTCGCCCGTGAGTTCGCCTTCTCGCGGTTCGGCTCCGAACACGGGCTCAAGCGCACGCAGGTCCGCATCGACGGGGTGGAGGCATGAGCCTCGGTGGCGGCGGTGGCGGCGGCCAGATGGAACAGCTCCAGCAGCAGATGCAGGCCATCGATCAGGAGATCGAGGCCCTCGAGGAGGAGATTCAGGGCTTCCGCGACGAGAAGGGCGAGGCCGACGAGGCCATCGAGGCCATCGACCGCCTCGACTCCGGCGACACCGTGCAGGTGCCCCTCGGCGGCGGCGCGTACATCCGTGCCGAAGTCTCCGACATCGACGAGGTCGTCGTCGACCTCGGTGGCGGCTACGCCGCGGAGCGCGACGAGGAGGGTGCCGTCGACAGCCTCGAACGCCGCAAGGAGCTGCTCGACGAGAAGATCGAGGGCGTCGAGGAGGAGATCGAGGAGCTCGAAGGCGAGAGCGAGAAGCTCGAACAGCAGGCCCAGCAGATGCAACAACAGCAGATGCAACAGCTCCAGCAGCAGATGCAGCAGCAACAGGGCGAGCAGGACGACGAGTAGCGACCCACCATGTTCGACGGACTGAAGGAGAAGCTGGGGCGGTTCAGAGAGGACGCCGAGGAGGCCGCGGAGCAGGCCGCCGAGGAGGAGGCACAGGCCGCGGCCGAAGCGGACGCGGAGGCCGCCGCCGAGGAACCGACCGAGGACGGGCCCCCCGAGTCGGCGGCCGGCGCCGAACCGGCGGAGACGGCCGAGTCGCCCGAGTCCGTCGAGGCGGACGAGGCGGTCGACCCCGAACCGGCGTCGGACCGCGACCCGACGCCGGAACCCGCCGCCGACGAGGTGGACGACGACGATGACGATGACGAGGACGGGGACGACTTCACGCCGAGTTTCGGCCAGCGCGCGAAGGCGTTCGCCACCGGCGGCGTCATCATCCGTCCCGAACACCTCGACGAACCGCTCGAACAACTGGAACTCGCGCTCCTGTCGAGCGACGTGGAGATGACCGTCGCACAGGAGATCCTCCAGAACATCCGCGAGCGCGTCGAGGGGACCACCCGCGCACAGGTCCAGTCGACGGGGCAGGTCGTCGAGAACGCGCTCCGGGAGGCGCTGGTCGACGTCATCAGCGTCGGGCAGTTCGACTTCGAGGCGCGCGTGCGCGACGCCGACAAGCCGATGGTCATCATCTTCACCGGCGTCAACGGCGTCGGCAAGACGACGACCATCGCGAAGCTCTCGCGGTACTTCGAGGACCAGGGCATCTCGACGGTGCTCGCCAACGGCGACACCTACCGCGCGGGGGCCAACGAGCAACTGCGCGAACACGCCGAGGCGCTCGGCAAGAAGATCATCACCCACGAACAGGGCGGCGATCCCGCGGCCGTCGTCTACGACGCCGTGGAGTACGCCCGCGCACACGACGTGGACGTGGTGCTCGGCGACACGGCCGGTCGCCTACACACCTCCAACGACCTGATGAGCCAGCTAGAGAAGATCGACCGCGTCGTCGACCCCGACATGACGCTGTTCGTCGACGAGGCGGTGGCGGGACAGGACGCGACCCAGCGCGCCCGCCAGTTCAACGAGGCCGCCGCCATCGACGGCGCGGTGCTCACGAAGGCAGACGCCGACTCGCAGGGCGGCGCGGCCATCTCCATCGCCCACGTCACCGGGAAGCCCATCCTCTTTCTCGGGACCGGGCAGGGCTACGAGGACATCGAGCGCTTCGACCCCGACCGCATCGTCGACCGCCTGCTGGGCGGCGACGAGGACGCGGCACCCGGCGAGGCGACGGCCTGACACAGTACGTCGCCGCCTCGCCGTTCGACGTCCCCGTCCACTTCCCTTTCCGAGTAGTCACGACGCCCGGCAACAACGCATTTGTGCGGCCAGCCCCCTGACTATCACGAACGATGATGGAGGACGATTCGCCGCCCGACCGCGACCGTGGCATCGACTTCGCCGGACTGGGCGAGGCGCTCGCCGCCCACGACTACCCGACGACGCTGTCGGACCTCGTGGCGGCCCACGGCGACCACACGATTCGCCTGCAGAACGGGTCGCGGACCTTCCGTGAGGTGGTGGGCGACCACACCGACCGGCAGTGCGAGTCGCCGGAGGACGCCCGGCGGACGGTGCTCACGCTGGTGGACGAGTCCGCCGTGGGGAGAAAGGGGTACTCGGACCGCGACCCGCCGGGGCCGGGTGACTCGGAGCGGGACGAACAGTCGTTCTGAGTCGGGGGACGCTACTCCTCAATTTCCGCGAGGACGCGGTCGAAGCAGTCTGCACAGAGGTTTCCGCTCACCGTCTCGCCCTCCTCGTCGCGGAGGCGGTCGGCGAGGACGA
Proteins encoded:
- a CDS encoding translation initiation factor IF-6: MLRTALSGSTYVGVFARATDDCLLIRPDAPDDAVEEFAEELEVPALPTTVGGSSTVGALITGNENGLLASSRISDRERETIEEATDLPVTELPGRINAAGNVVLANDYGAYVHPDLPRNAVQAVKDGLDVPVERGELGGVRTVGTAAVANNEGVLCHPKSTDGELDFLEEHLGVHADIGTINYGAPLVGSGLVANDYGYIVGRETTGPELGRIEDALGYID
- the rpl18a gene encoding 50S ribosomal protein L18Ae; this translates as MSQFTVSGRFQSRGGWRSFSKSVEAPNERVAREFAFSRFGSEHGLKRTQVRIDGVEA
- the pfdA gene encoding prefoldin subunit alpha, yielding MSLGGGGGGGQMEQLQQQMQAIDQEIEALEEEIQGFRDEKGEADEAIEAIDRLDSGDTVQVPLGGGAYIRAEVSDIDEVVVDLGGGYAAERDEEGAVDSLERRKELLDEKIEGVEEEIEELEGESEKLEQQAQQMQQQQMQQLQQQMQQQQGEQDDE
- the ftsY gene encoding signal recognition particle-docking protein FtsY translates to MFDGLKEKLGRFREDAEEAAEQAAEEEAQAAAEADAEAAAEEPTEDGPPESAAGAEPAETAESPESVEADEAVDPEPASDRDPTPEPAADEVDDDDDDDEDGDDFTPSFGQRAKAFATGGVIIRPEHLDEPLEQLELALLSSDVEMTVAQEILQNIRERVEGTTRAQVQSTGQVVENALREALVDVISVGQFDFEARVRDADKPMVIIFTGVNGVGKTTTIAKLSRYFEDQGISTVLANGDTYRAGANEQLREHAEALGKKIITHEQGGDPAAVVYDAVEYARAHDVDVVLGDTAGRLHTSNDLMSQLEKIDRVVDPDMTLFVDEAVAGQDATQRARQFNEAAAIDGAVLTKADADSQGGAAISIAHVTGKPILFLGTGQGYEDIERFDPDRIVDRLLGGDEDAAPGEATA
- a CDS encoding DUF5789 family protein, whose amino-acid sequence is MMEDDSPPDRDRGIDFAGLGEALAAHDYPTTLSDLVAAHGDHTIRLQNGSRTFREVVGDHTDRQCESPEDARRTVLTLVDESAVGRKGYSDRDPPGPGDSERDEQSF